The Natrinema salaciae genome includes a window with the following:
- a CDS encoding NAD-dependent epimerase/dehydratase family protein yields MNLEDRSVLVTGGAGFIGSNLATYLAEPNDVTVVDDGYLGTPDNLSDDVEFVEASVLDDDLPTDVDVVFHLAALSSYAMHEDDPTTGARVNVEGFVNVVEQARQDGCETVVYASTSSIYGSRTEPSPEDMDVSVNTGYEASKLARERYGEYFSNHYDMSMAGMRFFSVYQGYGGAEEHKGEYANVIAQFADDIADGESPVLYGDGTQTRDFTHVSDIVRGLEGAAAAELDGIYNLGTGEAYDFDTVVELINEELGTDVEPEYVENPIPDSVYVHDTCADSSKIREAIGWEPQIDFEEGIRRVCAQYRAE; encoded by the coding sequence ATGAACCTCGAAGACCGATCCGTCCTCGTCACCGGGGGCGCGGGATTCATCGGATCGAACCTGGCGACCTACCTCGCCGAACCGAACGACGTGACGGTCGTCGACGACGGTTATCTGGGAACACCTGACAACCTGTCCGACGACGTCGAGTTCGTCGAAGCGAGCGTTCTGGACGACGACCTGCCGACGGACGTCGACGTCGTCTTTCACCTCGCGGCGCTGTCGTCCTACGCGATGCACGAGGACGACCCAACGACGGGTGCCCGCGTGAACGTCGAAGGGTTCGTCAACGTCGTCGAGCAGGCGCGTCAGGACGGCTGCGAGACGGTAGTGTACGCCTCCACGTCGTCGATCTACGGCAGCCGAACGGAGCCGTCGCCGGAAGACATGGACGTGAGCGTCAACACCGGCTACGAGGCCTCCAAGCTGGCCCGAGAGCGCTACGGCGAGTACTTCTCGAACCACTACGACATGTCGATGGCCGGCATGCGCTTTTTCTCGGTCTATCAGGGGTACGGCGGTGCCGAAGAACACAAAGGCGAGTACGCCAACGTCATCGCCCAGTTCGCCGACGATATCGCCGACGGCGAGTCGCCGGTCCTCTACGGCGACGGCACGCAGACCCGGGACTTCACGCACGTCTCCGATATCGTCCGCGGGCTCGAGGGGGCCGCTGCGGCCGAACTCGACGGCATCTACAACCTGGGAACTGGGGAGGCGTACGACTTCGACACGGTCGTCGAACTGATCAACGAGGAACTCGGAACCGACGTGGAACCGGAGTACGTCGAGAACCCAATCCCCGATTCGGTGTACGTTCACGACACCTGCGCCGACTCCTCGAAGATCCGCGAGGCGATCGGCTGGGAACCGCAGATCGACTTCGAGGAGGGCATTCGACGGGTGTGTGCGCAGTACCGAGCCGAATGA
- a CDS encoding MFS transporter, which produces MTLLSNPYRRRWLGWGVLVTAFFLVSLHRSSTAVLSEELMRSFETTGTTLGLLHSSFFYLYAAFQVPAGLLTDRYGARAIAAGGTALMSVGALAFGLAPTYALAFAGRVLVGLGASVLFVAALRFCANWFRPDEFGTMTGATFSVGILGGLAATTPLAIAISRLGWRQSMIGLGLLGLAAAIGIVLFSHDSPADAGLPPVENVPDRPDVTDAATLKRYVSDAVREPETWLLGIMLFFMTGIGITIFGLWGIPYLVQTHDISVTAASVYLLVGNVGGMIGPTLFGWVSDRSGNRTGLIVFSTVVFGLTWGIFAAFGVVPLLLVGAIFLVSRVLRGGVPLAFAVIKERHPEGASGTVIGLINTMGWIGAAVFPVVLGAALDAYWTGETVNGTRVYTEFGYRVAFAIAAASGLIAAACAVVLHVRTRAERPLETGADADRPTS; this is translated from the coding sequence GTGACGCTACTTTCGAATCCGTATCGCCGGCGGTGGCTCGGCTGGGGGGTGCTCGTCACGGCGTTCTTCCTCGTGAGTCTCCACCGATCGTCGACGGCGGTCCTCTCGGAGGAGTTGATGCGATCGTTCGAGACGACGGGGACGACGCTGGGGCTGCTCCACTCGTCGTTTTTCTACCTCTACGCGGCGTTCCAGGTTCCGGCGGGTCTGTTGACTGATCGCTACGGGGCGCGTGCGATCGCGGCGGGGGGAACGGCACTGATGAGCGTGGGGGCGCTCGCGTTCGGCCTCGCGCCGACGTACGCGCTCGCGTTCGCCGGTCGGGTGCTGGTCGGGCTCGGGGCGAGCGTGCTGTTCGTCGCGGCGCTGCGGTTCTGTGCGAACTGGTTCCGGCCCGACGAGTTCGGGACGATGACGGGTGCCACGTTTAGCGTCGGCATCCTCGGTGGACTGGCGGCGACGACGCCGCTGGCGATCGCCATCTCGCGGCTGGGCTGGCGGCAGTCGATGATCGGCCTCGGACTCCTCGGTCTCGCCGCCGCGATCGGTATCGTCCTGTTTTCGCACGATTCGCCGGCCGACGCCGGGCTCCCGCCCGTCGAGAACGTCCCGGATCGGCCGGACGTGACCGACGCGGCGACGCTGAAGCGCTACGTCTCCGACGCGGTCCGAGAGCCCGAAACCTGGCTGTTGGGTATCATGCTCTTTTTCATGACCGGCATCGGAATCACGATCTTCGGCCTGTGGGGGATCCCGTATCTCGTCCAGACGCACGACATCTCCGTGACGGCGGCCTCCGTCTACCTCCTCGTCGGGAACGTGGGCGGGATGATCGGGCCGACGCTCTTCGGCTGGGTCTCGGATCGGTCGGGAAATCGGACCGGGCTCATCGTCTTCTCCACGGTCGTCTTCGGACTGACCTGGGGAATCTTCGCCGCGTTCGGCGTCGTTCCGCTGTTGCTCGTCGGAGCGATTTTCCTCGTCTCTCGCGTCCTCCGCGGCGGGGTGCCGCTCGCGTTTGCCGTCATCAAGGAGCGCCACCCGGAGGGCGCGAGCGGCACCGTGATCGGCCTGATCAATACGATGGGCTGGATCGGGGCGGCCGTCTTCCCCGTCGTCCTCGGTGCCGCGCTCGACGCGTACTGGACCGGCGAGACCGTCAACGGGACCCGCGTCTACACCGAGTTCGGCTATCGGGTCGCGTTCGCCATCGCCGCGGCGTCCGGACTGATCGCCGCGGCCTGTGCCGTGGTCCTGCACGTGCGAACGCGGGCCGAACGCCCCCTCGAGACCGGTGCCGACGCCGACCGGCCGACGAGTTGA
- a CDS encoding MaoC family dehydratase has translation MRYYEDIDVGETQEFGEYHVTKEEIIEFAERYDPQPFHTDEEAAEESAFGELVASGWHTAAMCMRMLVDGPIQDRASMGARGVDELRWKRPVRPGDTLSIRTEVLDKRVSESDPRRGYVDSLLEGVTQDGDVVISWIGLGMIARRNPAED, from the coding sequence ATGCGCTATTACGAAGATATCGACGTCGGGGAGACCCAGGAGTTCGGCGAGTACCACGTCACGAAAGAGGAGATAATCGAGTTCGCGGAGCGGTACGATCCGCAGCCGTTTCACACCGACGAGGAGGCCGCCGAAGAGTCCGCGTTCGGCGAGCTGGTCGCGTCGGGCTGGCACACCGCCGCGATGTGCATGCGGATGCTCGTCGACGGCCCCATTCAGGACCGCGCCAGCATGGGTGCCCGCGGCGTGGACGAACTCCGGTGGAAACGGCCGGTCAGACCCGGCGATACGCTATCGATCCGGACCGAGGTGCTGGACAAGCGCGTCTCCGAGAGCGACCCGAGGCGGGGCTACGTCGACAGCCTGCTCGAGGGGGTCACGCAGGACGGCGACGTCGTCATCTCGTGGATCGGACTCGGCATGATCGCGCGTCGCAATCCTGCGGAGGACTGA
- a CDS encoding carboxymuconolactone decarboxylase family protein, giving the protein MARVPLLEPADLPEEYRYLFTENDVGDAHIFRAMANAPELLQWYLRYSTRLWDVLPEREREIVILATARALEHEYEWHQHVRLGREAGVTDAEIIAISDGTLEALDDRDAALTAYARAVALGDPRDGDHDRLGDHYDAETVVGVAMLVGHYVATARALDAFDVATEEPFVGWRP; this is encoded by the coding sequence GTGGCCCGCGTTCCGCTGCTCGAGCCCGCGGACCTCCCCGAGGAGTATCGGTATCTGTTCACCGAGAACGACGTCGGCGACGCCCACATCTTTCGGGCGATGGCCAACGCCCCCGAGCTCCTGCAGTGGTATCTGCGGTACTCGACGCGGCTCTGGGACGTCCTCCCCGAGCGCGAACGGGAAATCGTCATCCTCGCGACGGCGCGCGCGCTCGAACACGAGTACGAGTGGCACCAGCACGTCCGGCTCGGCCGCGAGGCGGGCGTCACCGACGCGGAGATTATCGCGATCAGCGACGGCACGCTCGAGGCGCTCGACGACCGCGACGCGGCGCTGACGGCCTACGCCCGGGCGGTCGCGCTGGGCGATCCGCGCGATGGGGACCACGACCGGCTCGGCGACCACTACGACGCGGAAACCGTCGTTGGCGTCGCGATGCTCGTCGGCCACTACGTCGCGACGGCGCGGGCGCTCGACGCGTTCGACGTGGCGACGGAAGAGCCGTTCGTCGGCTGGCGTCCGTAG
- a CDS encoding peptide-methionine (S)-S-oxide reductase MsrA: MLTPTVVTEFDSEAPEDTKTATFGLGCFWGPDATFGAVDGVVRTRVGYAGGTKSDPSYEVLGDHTEVVQIEYDPEQLSFSELLERAFSEHDPYQQPQKRQYQNVVFTETADQHDQLLTFLRERDLDRDRIATRLESLDRFHLAAASHQKFNLRGKRWITDVFTEANYSGEAIRESPAAAKLNAHVAGHDVSVPFIDQSSDPRSRR, encoded by the coding sequence ATGCTCACACCAACAGTCGTCACGGAGTTCGATAGCGAGGCACCGGAAGACACGAAGACGGCGACGTTCGGTCTGGGTTGTTTCTGGGGTCCCGACGCGACGTTCGGCGCAGTTGACGGTGTCGTGCGGACGCGAGTCGGCTATGCTGGCGGGACGAAATCCGACCCGTCCTACGAGGTTCTCGGCGACCATACGGAAGTCGTCCAGATCGAATACGATCCCGAACAGCTCTCGTTCAGTGAGCTACTCGAGCGAGCGTTTTCCGAACACGATCCGTATCAGCAGCCCCAGAAACGCCAGTACCAGAACGTCGTCTTTACCGAGACGGCAGACCAACACGACCAGTTGCTGACGTTTCTGCGCGAACGTGATCTCGACCGCGACCGGATCGCAACGCGTCTCGAATCGCTCGATCGATTCCATCTGGCAGCGGCCTCCCACCAGAAGTTCAATCTCCGCGGAAAACGGTGGATCACCGACGTATTCACCGAGGCGAATTACAGCGGTGAGGCGATCAGGGAATCGCCGGCGGCGGCGAAACTGAACGCTCACGTTGCGGGCCACGACGTCAGTGTTCCCTTTATCGACCAGTCGTCCGATCCGCGGTCACGACGATAA
- a CDS encoding ATP-binding protein, with protein MEQFVDRDIELDQLTDCYESETGDFVVIYGRRRLGKSELVRQSIADRDDAIYYQAVESTAQNQLEQFVDTATAQFPSLRNVRRDWEALLEALGEEDAIVVIDEFPFLIEEDESLPSRIQRVWDVELQETGMTLVLVGSSISVMEDKVLSGSAPLYGRRTATIDLKPLDVADARQFFPEYDPETAITAWSIYGGTPYYLQTIDPDQPVGTNVQQAILSERGLLYSEPEFLLRTELRQPNTYFSILRALAHGRRTPNEIAGMAGVDSGSLSTYLQKLRRLRLVERHIPVTESPTASKRGRYRVAAPLFRFWFRFVYGTQDQLRMLGDDAYDELVAPELADYVSPLFERLCQRELPELIDRRFHDVGQWWFKEHELDVLGLTDEGLVAGECKFTSRPVSEGVLADLERTASEVRWSAEPADGETRYVLFSRSGYTDDLERAADARDDVLLFELSDLVTPDSNF; from the coding sequence ATGGAGCAATTCGTTGATCGAGACATCGAACTCGATCAACTCACGGACTGCTATGAGTCCGAGACGGGGGATTTCGTCGTGATCTACGGCCGCCGTCGCCTCGGTAAGAGTGAACTCGTTCGCCAGTCCATCGCTGATCGGGACGACGCTATCTACTACCAAGCGGTCGAGTCCACGGCACAGAACCAGCTCGAACAGTTCGTCGACACCGCCACCGCACAGTTCCCGTCGCTGCGGAACGTCCGCCGTGACTGGGAAGCACTCCTTGAAGCACTCGGCGAGGAAGACGCGATCGTCGTCATCGACGAGTTTCCGTTCCTCATTGAGGAGGACGAGTCGTTGCCTTCCCGAATTCAGCGCGTCTGGGATGTGGAGTTACAGGAGACGGGGATGACGCTCGTGCTCGTTGGCTCGTCGATCAGTGTCATGGAGGACAAGGTGCTTTCTGGAAGCGCACCGCTGTACGGTCGACGGACGGCGACGATCGATCTCAAACCACTCGACGTGGCCGATGCACGTCAGTTCTTCCCGGAGTACGACCCCGAGACCGCCATCACCGCGTGGTCGATCTACGGCGGCACACCGTACTACCTCCAGACCATCGATCCCGACCAACCGGTAGGAACGAACGTCCAGCAGGCGATTCTGTCGGAGCGTGGCCTCCTGTACTCCGAGCCCGAGTTCCTGCTCCGCACCGAACTCCGACAGCCGAATACGTACTTCAGCATCCTTCGTGCGCTCGCCCACGGCCGTCGAACCCCGAACGAGATCGCGGGCATGGCCGGCGTGGACTCCGGATCGCTCAGCACGTACCTCCAGAAACTCCGCCGACTCCGCCTCGTCGAACGCCACATCCCCGTAACGGAATCGCCGACGGCCTCGAAACGCGGTCGATATCGCGTCGCAGCTCCACTGTTCCGGTTCTGGTTCCGGTTCGTGTACGGAACCCAGGACCAACTTCGTATGCTCGGCGACGACGCGTACGACGAACTCGTCGCGCCCGAACTGGCGGATTACGTGAGCCCGCTGTTTGAACGGCTCTGCCAGCGCGAGCTCCCGGAGCTCATCGATCGACGGTTCCATGACGTCGGGCAGTGGTGGTTCAAGGAACACGAACTGGACGTCCTCGGCCTTACCGACGAGGGACTCGTCGCTGGCGAGTGTAAGTTCACCTCTCGGCCTGTGAGCGAAGGTGTCCTCGCCGATCTCGAACGAACAGCGTCGGAAGTACGGTGGTCAGCAGAGCCAGCAGACGGGGAGACGCGGTACGTCTTGTTCAGCCGCTCCGGGTACACCGACGATCTCGAACGAGCCGCCGATGCGCGTGACGACGTCCTCCTCTTCGAGCTATCTGATCTGGTCACTCCCGATAGCAACTTCTGA
- a CDS encoding RNA-guided endonuclease InsQ/TnpB family protein — translation MEYSPRLRLFPTTKQRESLDWNRNTMRQVYNHALNQFNKIPQDNGTLRQRVWQVRDNLPALKQQWTDLKQVYSTVLQKAVERIRTNINNLGKLKAKGYDVGSLNWKSPREYRSFTYRQSGFELDKKSGPRDRAILRLKKVRGETLEIPIRLHRDLPDHDAIKEVTVKKEPTGAWYASFCISTEEPEKTGPEDIDAKDTVGLDLGILNFIHDSDGRSIGRRDLSDERERLEREQRSLSRKQYESNNWEAQRRRVAEVHARMSNKKRDYKHKLAHFYATEYDAVFVENLNVKSMLENNDNARNKHEVGWSKFRAILEHHCDKHGTHYVEINPSGTTKECASCGVESEKPLWVREHSCPACGFELDRDWNAALNVQSRGLSELGVVHSEATPVETATAVDTRSVSASRVVEAGSPCLKEATPAAE, via the coding sequence ATGGAATACAGTCCGAGACTCCGACTCTTTCCGACAACCAAGCAACGAGAGAGTCTCGACTGGAATCGAAACACCATGCGACAAGTCTACAACCACGCACTCAACCAATTCAACAAAATACCTCAAGACAACGGAACACTTCGACAACGAGTCTGGCAAGTCCGCGACAACCTACCAGCACTCAAACAACAGTGGACAGACCTCAAACAAGTCTACTCTACCGTCCTCCAGAAAGCCGTCGAGCGCATCCGCACCAACATCAACAACCTTGGCAAACTCAAAGCCAAAGGATACGATGTTGGCTCGTTAAACTGGAAATCACCGCGTGAATACAGGAGTTTCACCTACCGGCAGTCAGGCTTCGAACTCGACAAGAAGAGTGGCCCGAGAGACCGAGCAATTCTCCGATTAAAGAAGGTACGCGGTGAAACCCTAGAGATTCCAATCCGACTCCACCGAGACCTTCCAGACCATGACGCTATCAAGGAAGTCACGGTGAAGAAAGAACCAACTGGCGCGTGGTATGCCTCGTTCTGTATCAGCACCGAAGAACCAGAGAAAACCGGGCCAGAAGACATTGACGCAAAGGACACCGTGGGTCTCGACCTTGGGATTCTTAACTTCATCCACGATTCCGATGGGCGTTCCATCGGACGCCGTGACTTGTCCGACGAGCGCGAGCGACTCGAACGCGAGCAACGCTCGCTCTCTCGCAAGCAGTATGAGTCGAACAACTGGGAAGCTCAACGCCGTCGCGTTGCCGAGGTTCACGCCCGAATGTCAAACAAGAAGCGTGATTACAAGCACAAGCTCGCGCACTTCTACGCGACGGAGTACGACGCCGTGTTCGTTGAGAATCTCAACGTGAAGTCGATGTTGGAGAACAATGACAATGCGCGGAATAAACACGAGGTAGGATGGAGTAAATTCCGTGCGATTCTCGAACACCATTGTGACAAGCACGGCACGCACTACGTCGAAATCAATCCAAGCGGGACGACGAAAGAATGCGCATCGTGTGGCGTGGAATCAGAGAAGCCGTTGTGGGTTCGAGAACACTCGTGCCCAGCGTGTGGGTTCGAGTTGGACCGGGATTGGAACGCGGCGTTAAACGTGCAGTCGCGTGGTCTATCTGAACTAGGAGTGGTTCACTCCGAAGCAACGCCTGTGGAGACTGCGACCGCTGTGGACACTCGTTCTGTGTCTGCAAGTCGCGTCGTCGAAGCAGGAAGCCCCTGCCTCAAGGAAGCCACGCCAGCGGCTGAGTAG
- a CDS encoding helix-turn-helix transcriptional regulator — protein sequence MNRPVSVGFVVLVVLASVAGISGSVALAAPGPDAPSATGPDGADTHTAALAADSSAIASQETQNFDETTFEITVYENGSATWTFRHERLFANEDNESEAERNFREFATAFEANETGLYEGFINQSHELVAAGSREADREMAATTFRRSAWVDEGRLNQRGIVEMSFTWTNFAAIEGETIVVGDVFRDLYLASDQSIVLEPGGDLQFRTVAPDPDTQYDGSTLERTGSVQWSGEQQFADGQPHAELVTPTGAAAPAGSTGLLGALESANLVWYLVGGLLVAAVGVAAVVWYRRYGPGAETADGTTDQSSESPPRSEGDDDAAADSRDTDPTNDGDDAGPDPLSEEELMTDEDRVVKLIRENGGRMKQVNIVDATGWSKSKVSMLLSDMEDDGTISKLRVGRENIISLEGFEPEATKSPFEE from the coding sequence ATGAATCGGCCGGTCTCCGTCGGATTCGTCGTTCTCGTCGTCCTCGCGTCCGTCGCTGGGATCAGCGGATCGGTCGCGCTGGCAGCCCCCGGACCGGACGCGCCGTCGGCGACAGGGCCCGACGGCGCGGACACACACACCGCGGCGCTCGCCGCGGACTCGAGCGCGATCGCGTCACAGGAGACGCAGAATTTCGACGAAACGACGTTCGAGATCACGGTATACGAGAACGGAAGCGCGACGTGGACGTTCCGCCACGAGCGACTGTTCGCGAACGAGGACAACGAGAGCGAGGCGGAACGAAACTTCAGGGAGTTCGCGACGGCGTTCGAAGCGAACGAGACGGGGCTCTACGAGGGATTCATCAACCAGTCGCACGAACTGGTCGCGGCCGGCTCCCGAGAAGCCGACCGTGAGATGGCAGCGACGACCTTTCGCCGGTCCGCCTGGGTCGACGAGGGGCGGTTGAACCAGCGCGGCATCGTCGAAATGTCGTTCACCTGGACGAACTTCGCTGCGATCGAGGGCGAGACGATCGTCGTCGGCGACGTCTTCCGTGACCTCTATCTGGCGTCCGACCAGTCGATCGTGCTCGAGCCGGGCGGTGACCTTCAGTTCCGCACCGTCGCCCCGGACCCCGACACCCAGTACGACGGCTCCACGCTCGAGCGAACGGGGTCGGTCCAGTGGAGCGGCGAGCAGCAGTTCGCCGACGGCCAGCCGCACGCGGAGCTCGTCACCCCGACGGGTGCTGCCGCTCCCGCCGGCAGCACCGGGCTCTTGGGCGCGCTCGAGAGCGCCAATCTCGTCTGGTATCTGGTCGGTGGCCTCCTCGTTGCGGCGGTCGGCGTCGCCGCCGTCGTCTGGTACCGCCGATACGGACCCGGCGCCGAGACGGCCGACGGGACGACCGACCAGTCGTCCGAGTCGCCGCCGCGGTCCGAGGGCGACGATGACGCGGCTGCGGACTCGAGAGATACCGACCCGACGAACGACGGCGACGACGCGGGGCCCGATCCGCTCTCCGAGGAAGAGCTCATGACGGACGAAGACCGCGTCGTCAAACTCATCCGTGAGAACGGCGGTCGGATGAAACAGGTCAACATCGTCGACGCGACCGGCTGGTCGAAGTCCAAAGTCAGTATGCTCCTCTCGGACATGGAAGACGACGGCACCATCAGCAAACTCCGCGTCGGCCGCGAAAACATCATCAGTCTCGAGGGCTTCGAACCCGAGGCGACGAAGTCCCCGTTCGAGGAGTGA
- a CDS encoding MBL fold metallo-hydrolase, whose protein sequence is MIDNLAAGVRAFTSNAFLVTGERSVLVDTGANFDVVDALHSRVDDLDAVVLTHTHRDHVGNLEAVTDAFGVDVWGYDPSIDGVDHAIADEETVRLGDHEYVALHTPGHKNDHLCLYSASAGVLFAGDLVFQNGSFGRTDLEEGDREALIESIDRVLERIDPDLEELHTGHGPSVTTDPYDHVELAAQMARRA, encoded by the coding sequence ATGATCGACAATCTTGCAGCCGGCGTGCGGGCCTTTACCAGCAACGCCTTTCTGGTGACCGGCGAGCGGTCCGTGCTCGTCGATACGGGAGCGAACTTCGACGTCGTCGACGCCCTCCACTCGCGGGTGGACGATCTCGATGCGGTCGTCCTCACGCACACGCACCGCGACCACGTCGGCAACCTCGAGGCGGTCACGGACGCGTTCGGCGTCGACGTGTGGGGATACGACCCGTCGATCGACGGCGTCGATCACGCGATCGCGGACGAGGAGACGGTCAGGCTCGGCGACCACGAGTACGTCGCGCTGCACACGCCCGGCCACAAGAACGACCACCTCTGCTTGTATTCGGCATCCGCTGGCGTGCTGTTCGCGGGCGATCTCGTCTTCCAGAACGGAAGCTTCGGCCGCACCGATCTCGAGGAGGGCGACCGCGAGGCGCTGATCGAGAGCATCGACCGCGTGCTCGAGCGGATCGATCCCGACCTCGAAGAGCTGCACACCGGCCATGGACCGAGCGTGACGACCGACCCCTACGATCACGTCGAACTGGCGGCACAGATGGCACGGCGGGCCTGA
- a CDS encoding ATPase has product MNLLVVGADRVDAGKTTFSAGLLYRTGAVGYKPRAGNDFWFDHDDCRRALVDGRLYGKDAVRLSSADGRDRPPERLNPVHRLWRPTPDGGTGLLGRADREFVVDRVGRDDPLFVRNATADVPDAVAESLPLDDAIDVETVAEFNEVAERQYVPAFERLAAEIESTDLAVVESYGDIARPLEALDPASIAAVAAVEPGRARIYPGDRYCRACDVASSSPRDGAIEKRVPNVLEYLEPLERVRLPALGGDERDDPARISRAYANAYEALLDAAGRV; this is encoded by the coding sequence ATGAACCTCCTCGTGGTCGGTGCCGATCGCGTCGACGCCGGGAAGACCACGTTCTCGGCCGGACTGCTCTATCGAACCGGCGCGGTCGGCTACAAGCCCCGCGCGGGCAACGACTTCTGGTTCGACCACGACGACTGTCGGCGGGCGCTCGTCGACGGACGGCTCTACGGCAAGGACGCGGTTCGACTCTCCAGCGCCGACGGCCGCGATCGCCCGCCGGAGCGACTCAACCCCGTCCACCGGCTGTGGCGACCCACACCCGACGGCGGAACCGGACTGCTCGGCCGCGCCGACCGGGAGTTCGTCGTCGACCGAGTCGGCCGTGACGACCCGCTGTTCGTCCGGAACGCGACCGCGGACGTTCCGGACGCGGTCGCCGAGTCGCTCCCGCTCGACGACGCGATCGACGTCGAGACCGTCGCGGAGTTCAACGAGGTCGCCGAACGGCAGTACGTCCCCGCCTTCGAGCGACTGGCCGCCGAGATCGAATCGACGGACCTCGCCGTCGTCGAGTCCTACGGCGACATCGCCCGGCCGCTCGAGGCGCTGGACCCAGCGTCGATCGCCGCCGTCGCGGCTGTCGAACCCGGGCGCGCCCGGATCTACCCCGGCGATCGGTACTGCCGGGCCTGCGACGTAGCCAGCTCGAGCCCGAGAGACGGGGCGATCGAGAAGCGCGTCCCCAACGTCCTCGAGTACCTCGAGCCGCTCGAGCGCGTCCGGCTTCCGGCACTCGGGGGTGACGAGCGAGACGACCCCGCGCGGATCTCCCGTGCGTACGCGAACGCCTACGAGGCGTTACTCGACGCCGCGGGACGGGTCTAG
- a CDS encoding DUF5827 family protein: MPVPKSEFESLPPCDFYTPAELLEDDQMYSVYEIARLLQGLEPDADIDRETEDILLDWAIPWVMTNADDLVVAEPRDEDEPGYYGLKE, translated from the coding sequence ATGCCCGTACCCAAATCCGAATTCGAGAGCCTCCCACCGTGTGATTTCTACACGCCCGCGGAACTGCTCGAGGACGATCAGATGTACTCCGTCTACGAGATCGCGCGCCTGTTGCAGGGCCTCGAGCCGGACGCCGACATCGACCGCGAGACCGAGGACATCCTGCTCGATTGGGCGATTCCGTGGGTCATGACTAACGCCGACGACCTCGTGGTCGCCGAACCACGAGACGAGGACGAACCCGGCTACTACGGCCTGAAAGAATGA
- a CDS encoding cupin domain-containing protein — MGDGNMEYESNIEPPFERLGDHEQHEWTSLPWDGVHNKVLYFDRATGMTLELAMVEEGAEFPQHYHTTAQTLFLVSGELESAETTITEGTFNFIPAGEKHGPYVAQEDSVQFKFFNATPTYILEDGDCFVYTYTGETLDAGTLEIENLGRENILVP; from the coding sequence ATGGGTGATGGTAACATGGAGTACGAATCGAACATCGAGCCGCCGTTCGAACGACTCGGGGATCACGAGCAACACGAGTGGACGTCGCTCCCGTGGGACGGCGTCCACAACAAGGTGCTCTACTTCGATCGAGCGACGGGAATGACGCTCGAGTTAGCCATGGTCGAGGAAGGTGCGGAATTCCCGCAACACTACCACACGACGGCACAGACGCTGTTCCTCGTCTCCGGCGAACTCGAGTCGGCGGAGACGACGATCACCGAGGGGACCTTCAATTTCATCCCGGCCGGCGAAAAACACGGTCCGTACGTGGCCCAGGAGGACTCCGTTCAGTTCAAGTTCTTCAACGCGACGCCGACCTACATCCTCGAAGACGGGGACTGTTTCGTCTACACGTACACGGGCGAAACGCTGGACGCGGGAACCCTCGAAATCGAGAACCTGGGCCGAGAGAACATCCTGGTACCGTAG